A single region of the Lysinibacillus sp. B2A1 genome encodes:
- a CDS encoding short-chain dehydrogenase codes for MEVYMAKRILITGATAGIGRATLDKFYQEGFHILACDINAEEGSKLSSIYGARVDFIELDVTNENNWKSLQRYIHDKDYQIDVLFNNAGIFVMNDIVTTTEKEYQAMFDINVKGSFLALKYIAPIMYKQETGSIIHASSNAAFFGAKGLGIYGATKGAIRTLTKNAAMEFAPFVRVNSIHPGYIQTQMIEYAAQKANKTPQDQAKYVPLKRLGRPEEIASLVYYLGSEEASYMTGSEIVIDGGVSSGQSIWEEEQS; via the coding sequence ATGGAGGTATATATGGCAAAGCGTATTCTAATTACAGGAGCAACTGCTGGTATTGGCAGAGCCACTCTCGATAAATTTTATCAGGAGGGCTTTCATATCCTCGCATGTGATATTAATGCAGAGGAAGGCAGCAAGCTAAGTAGTATTTATGGTGCTCGGGTTGACTTTATAGAATTAGATGTTACAAATGAAAATAACTGGAAATCGTTACAAAGATATATACATGACAAAGACTATCAAATTGATGTATTGTTTAATAACGCTGGGATATTTGTCATGAATGATATCGTTACAACCACAGAAAAAGAGTATCAGGCTATGTTTGATATTAATGTGAAGGGTAGCTTTTTAGCTTTAAAATATATTGCACCTATTATGTATAAACAGGAAACTGGCTCGATTATTCATGCATCCTCCAATGCCGCCTTTTTTGGTGCAAAAGGTCTAGGGATATACGGAGCAACTAAAGGTGCCATACGAACACTTACAAAAAACGCAGCAATGGAATTTGCACCTTTTGTACGAGTGAATTCCATTCATCCTGGATATATTCAAACACAAATGATTGAGTATGCAGCGCAAAAAGCAAATAAAACGCCGCAGGATCAGGCAAAGTATGTACCATTAAAAAGATTAGGACGTCCAGAGGAAATTGCATCATTAGTCTATTATTTAGGGAGCGAGGAAGCATCCTATATGACGGGTAGTGAAATAGTTATTGATGGTGGTGTATCTAGCGGCCAATCGATCTGGGAAGAGGAACAATCCTAG
- a CDS encoding short-chain dehydrogenase, translating into MRLHNKVAIITGAGNGQGLAEAELFLQEGAKVVATDINGEALELLRKRHIGNDHLFVHKHDVSSETEWEIVIQKTIQLFGRLDILVNNAGIPSRSSVIHEDLEGWNKVMNINATGTFLGVRKCAEHMIKQKAGSIINISSVYGIIGEKGYVSYHASKGAVRSLTKAAAMDLAEYNIRVNSVHPGMIETEMTRDLFENSEKAKWMKEVTLLPFLGKPQDVAYGVLYLASDEANFVTGSELVIDGGWIAK; encoded by the coding sequence ATGCGCTTACACAATAAAGTAGCAATTATTACAGGTGCGGGAAATGGACAAGGGCTGGCAGAGGCAGAATTGTTCTTACAAGAGGGAGCGAAGGTTGTTGCCACAGATATTAATGGAGAGGCATTAGAGCTCTTGAGGAAGCGGCACATAGGAAATGATCATCTTTTCGTGCATAAACATGATGTATCCTCTGAGACAGAGTGGGAGATCGTTATTCAAAAGACCATTCAATTGTTTGGACGTTTAGATATTTTAGTGAATAATGCAGGCATACCTTCTAGAAGCTCAGTGATACATGAGGATTTAGAGGGCTGGAATAAGGTTATGAACATTAATGCGACGGGTACTTTTTTAGGCGTTCGAAAATGTGCTGAACACATGATAAAGCAGAAGGCAGGAAGTATTATAAATATCTCGTCTGTCTATGGAATTATTGGTGAAAAAGGCTATGTTTCCTATCATGCCTCAAAGGGAGCTGTCAGAAGCTTAACAAAGGCAGCAGCAATGGATTTAGCCGAATACAATATACGTGTGAATTCTGTGCATCCTGGCATGATTGAAACGGAAATGACACGAGATCTTTTTGAGAATAGTGAAAAAGCAAAATGGATGAAGGAAGTAACACTATTGCCATTTCTTGGAAAACCTCAGGATGTAGCCTACGGTGTTTTATATTTAGCGAGTGATGAGGCAAATTTTGTGACAGGCAGTGAGCTAGTTATTGACGGTGGCTGGATTGCGAAATAA